Genomic DNA from Quadrisphaera sp. DSM 44207:
GCGCCGGGAGGTGAGCTGACCTGCGTGAGCGCTCCCCGCACCGCGCGACTTCCGTAGGGTCGCCCCCATGACGCCCGTGTCCGTCCTGGCCGCCGCCGACCCGTCGGGGGCTCCCGTCGACGGGGTGGCCGGGTGGGCCGTGGACCTCATGGAGCGCCTCGGCGGGCCCGGCGCCGGGCTCGCGATCGCGCTGGAGAACCTCTTCCCGCCCCTGCCCAGCGAGGTGATCCTCCCCCTCGCCGGCTTCACCGCCAGCCGCGGCACCTTCACCGTCGGCGGGGCGCTGTTCTGGACGACGCTCGGCTCCGTCGTCGGGGCGCTGGCCCTCTACGCCGTCGGCGCGGCGTTCGGGCTCCGCCGCACCCGCGCGATCGCGATGCGGATGCCGCTGGTGAAGGTCGAGGACGTCGACCGCACCGAGGCCTGGTTCCACCGGCACGGCGCCAAGGCCGTCTTCTTCGGCCGGATGATCCCGATCTTCCGCAGCTTCATCTCGATCCCCGCGGGCGTCGAGCGGATGCCGCTGCTGAAGTTCGTCGCGCTGACGACCGCGGGGTCGCTGATCTGGAACTCCGTCTTCGTCACGGCCGGCTACGTGCTCGGGGAGAACTGGCACCGCGTCGAGGGGTACGCGGGCACGTTCCAGCGCGTCGTGATCGTCGTCGTCGTGCTCGCGGTGGCGTGGTTCGTCGTCGACCGCGTGCGCGCCGTCCGGGTGCGGCGCCGCTCGGACGGCGCGTGATCATGGCCGGGGTGCAGGTCCGTCACCCGACGAGCTGCACCTCGCCCATGATCACCGCGGGGGTGCGCCCGGTGCCAGGCGCTGCAGCGCTGCCGTGGTGAGCAGGAGGAACGCCTGGGCCTCCACCGACCTGCCCGGCCGGTGGGAGCGCGGTGCCCCGCACACGGGGGTGAGCAGGCCGCCGGCGTCCGCGTGGCGTCCAGCTCGTGAGGTCCGCGCGCCATGACGCCCAGCCCGCGTCGATCACGAGGTCGTCGCTCCGACACGCCGGTCGGCGCCGCACCAACCTCATGATCGACGCGCAGGAGGGGTCAGCAGGCGCAGGACTTCGCGGCGTCGTTCAACGGCACGGAGCGCTCGATCACCCGGCCGTCCGCGGCCAGGATCGTCACGAGCTCGACGCCGTCCACGACGCCCTCGCTGACCAGCTGCACCGGCACGTCGATGCTCACGCCGACGAGGATGCCAGTCGTGCGGCTGCTCGGGCACGAACAGGCGGCTGCTCGGGCACGAACAGGCGGCTGCTCGGGCACGAACAGGCGGCTGCTCGGGCACGAACAGGCAGAACGGGTGCCCGGCGGGGTCGAGGCAGACGCGGACGTCGTCCTGCGGCTGGTGCTCGGCCAGCACCGCACCCGCGCGCACCGCGTGCTCGACGGCCGCCTCGAGGTCGTCGACGGCGAGGTCGAGGTGCAGCATCATCTGCTGGTCACCCGGGCCGGCGGGCCAGGTCGGACGCGCGTACGCGGGCTCGGTCTGGAACGACAGCCCCGTGCCGCCGCCCGGAGGAGTGAGCACGACCCACTCCGGCTCGTCCTGCGCCGCCTCCCAGCCGAGCAGGCGGCGGTAGAACGCCGCGAGGTCGCGAGCGTCGGGCGCGTCCAGCACGACGCCGGAGAGCACCATCCTCGGCTCCTGCACTCCGCCACCCTCCTCCTCGCGCGCGGTCGCACGCGCGGTGCGGCCACCGTGCCGCGCTCAGCGCGACGGCGCGAGGGGACCGACGTAGGCCCACCGACCGGCCTCGCGCACGAAGCGGCTGCGCTCGGCGACGACCCCCGACCGACCGCGCAGCGAGGAGCGCGCGCGGAACTCGACGACGCCCTCGGCGTCGAGGAACCCGCCGCCGCTCGTGCCACCACCTCCAGGCCCGTCCAGCGCAGGCCGTCCTCGAGGACGACGCGCGGCGGCCTCGTGCTCGGGTGCCAGGTGGCCAGGAGGTAGGGCTCGTCGCGCACGGCGTACGCGCTGTAGCGCGAGCGCATCAGGCGCTCGGCGGTCGGCGCAGCGGCGTCACCGCGGTGGAAGCGGCCGCAGCAGGCGTCGTAGGGCTCACCGAGGCCGCACGGGCACGCCGTGCCCCCGCCGGGCGGCGCAGGAGGCGTCACGGCAGCGCCACGCCGGCCAGGCGCACGCCCCGGGAGGCGGCGAGGCGCTCGGCCTGCTCGGTCAGGGCGGCGCGGACGGCGGCCGAGGGCTCGGCCCACGGCTGCACCTGCACGGTGAGCCGGCCGCCGGACTGGCGCGGGCGCCACGTGCCGGCCACCTCGCCGTCCACGAGCACCGCACCGGGGCGGCCGAGCACGGGCCACAGCGCCGCGGCGCGCGCCGGGCCGTCGACGAGCAGCATGCGGTCGCGGGCCTGGAGGAACAGGTCTTACGGGCCGAGGAGGCGGGTGGTGCTCACGGGCCCGGCGGCGAGGCGGTCGACGTCCTCGGCCAGCACCCAGCGGATCTCGCCCTCGACCTCGACCGCCACGGCGTCGTCCGGCCAGCGGGCCTGCACCTCCTTCACAGGGGCGTCGAGGTGGGCGGCGACGTGCTCGCACGTGGCGGGCCCGAGCAGGCGCAGGTACCCGCGGACGACGTCGCAGCGCGGGTCGGGCCGCTCGGGGCGGGCGGCGGGGTCGAGGTGCGGAATGCGCGCAGGTGCGGCGGATCGAGCAGGGCCGTCAGCCGCGAGGACACCTCGCCCTTGACGGTCGGCTGCGTGACGACGGACCGCATGGTGGCGGCGCTGGTGTCGAGGGCCTCGAGGGGGGTGATGCCGGCGGCCTTCAGCGGCTTGGCCGCGTCGTGGACGCGCTTGCCCGCGTCGGCGTCGGAGAACGGCGCGACGGCGGCGGCCACGGAGGGCAGGTCGGCGCGGCGGTGCAGGTGCGGGGCGCCGCGGACCGTCCACAGCAGCACGAGGTCGTGCTGCTCGAGGCTCGTCGTGTCGAGGCCGCGCCGGGCCGGGGGCGCACCTCCACGGCCGACCCGCGCGACATGTCACCAGACGGGGTTCTGGAGCCGCCAGAACCCCACCTGCTGCCACCTCGCCGGCCGAGCGGCGCCGCTACGGTGGATGCTCGGGGCCTCTAGCTCAACTGGCAGAGCAGCGGACTTTTAATCCGCGGGTTGTGGGTTCGATCCCCACGGGGCCCACAAGACATCGACCTCGACCTGCGACGACGCTTCGTGGCTTCCCTCGAGCATGACGGCGACCTCGAGGTCCCATGACGAGCCGCGCGAGCGGTCGTCCCCGAGCACGTCCTCGCTCGAGGACGCGGTCACGGGCCGGCCAGCACCGCCTCCATCGCCTCGACGAGGCGGCCGGCCCACCGAACCGCGTCCTCGGCGGCCGCTGCGAACATCGCGATCGGGCTGTAGGAGGAGTTCGTCGTCACCGCCAGCAGCCGGCGGAGGTCGTCGGCGCAGCGCGACCGGCACTGGCCACGGAGGCCAGGAGTCGGGGCGCCTCGTCGTGGGCCTCTCCACGGGCACTGACCCCGCCGCCCCTCACCTCACCGGCTCTCCCACCGGGCGCCCGCCCTCGTCTACCGGCTGCGTCCTGGGCCGCCCGGCTGCCGGCTCGCTCAACAGGTGCTTCAGGGCCGGGCCAGCCAGGGTGAGCGCGTCGCTGGACCAGGAGCGCGCCAGCGGGTCACCCGCCGCCACCATGCGAGCCAGTCCTGCGCGGTCGACCACGAGGACCTGCGCGGTGTTGCCGGTGCGGGACCGCACGTGGTCGACGAGCTCGTCGACCACGGCGTCGCGCTGCTCGGTGCTGACCTCCTCGGGCAGGACCAGGGCGAGGTCGACGTCGCTGTCAGCGGTGGGCTGCCCGCGCGCCACCGACCTGAACAGCGCCACCGTGGCTCGCTCTCCCGAGCGGCTGGCGACCAGCTGGCCGACCGCCGCCTGCACCCGGGCCCTGGCGGTCAGCACCTGCTCGACCGGCGCTCACAGGGCGTGCTCGCGCTGCAGCTCGTACAGGCGCGCGTGGGAGGAGTCGTGGGAGGACACCAGACCGATGTGCTGCAGGCGCAGCAGAGCCCTGCGCGTCGAGGACGGGCTCGTGGGTGCCCTCGGGCGGCGGGTCCGCGCTCCGGCGGCCAGCCGGTCGTCCGCCACGAGCATCGCTCCACCTGCAGCCGACGCTCGGTCCGGCGCGGAAGGGGCCCGTGCCGGGCTGGATCGTCCCCATCCGGGCATTCCGGACGTTCCCGGCACCATCCACCCGGA
This window encodes:
- a CDS encoding DedA family protein → MTPVSVLAAADPSGAPVDGVAGWAVDLMERLGGPGAGLAIALENLFPPLPSEVILPLAGFTASRGTFTVGGALFWTTLGSVVGALALYAVGAAFGLRRTRAIAMRMPLVKVEDVDRTEAWFHRHGAKAVFFGRMIPIFRSFISIPAGVERMPLLKFVALTTAGSLIWNSVFVTAGYVLGENWHRVEGYAGTFQRVVIVVVVLAVAWFVVDRVRAVRVRRRSDGA
- a CDS encoding DNA glycosylase AlkZ-like family protein — encoded protein: MLLVDGPARAAALWPVLGRPGAVLVDGEVAGTWRPRQSGGRLTVQVQPWAEPSAAVRAALTEQAERLAASRGVRLAGVALP
- a CDS encoding nucleotidyltransferase domain-containing protein, whose amino-acid sequence is MLTARARVQAAVGQLVASRSGERATVALFRSVARGQPTADSDVDLALVLPEEVSTEQRDAVVDELVDHVRSRTGNTAQVLVVDRAGLARMVAAGDPLARSWSSDALTLAGPALKHLLSEPAAGRPRTQPVDEGGRPVGEPVR